Proteins encoded in a region of the Sugiyamaella lignohabitans strain CBS 10342 chromosome B, complete sequence genome:
- the SPT6 gene encoding chromatin-remodeling histone chaperone SPT6, with protein sequence MSDSKLRDHMDDDEDEIHASNRGHDEEGEDEGSGSDVGVGDNDDSSEEEEEDDEEEMERVRKGFIVDDDDEDEEENVEESSKKRRKKKRRRPTASVSSDEGNEAEDRERSSHANDDELDQDDLDLLLENTGGYRREQEKRFKRLKRAEGADEDSGRSSRRLTDIFSDEEEDRAEDDEDLGQTRSRLPADEFDDFIEEDEFSDEEARRQEEAEIRTGRPTKSSRGPAALSSQLTGIDEDKLGEIYEVFGDGEEYEWALEGEDDAVLSGGEENDYGGREGSGREKSGAPELKDVFEPSELSARLLTDEDNAIRIKDIPERYQLLRSVLKFDYNLGEEDFAAEQQWVADKLVAAKPLVFIAKPYLREPFIKAVHKVVEFVSRDHLEVPTIWTHRRDYLIYTHSTLKRENAYESSSSTTTTDNLLSLDDLWKIVHLDIEFHGLVEKKNSVDRLFKSLDVHDSAFESMFEQAKTLVEYQDLTDYLQFRYSSQIKDHISTTKFDEDNLNGNGTTTKRHSRFARFERIREGPIYSIVRAFSITADHLGENIMSDQRLFFSEDPPERPEELAEQTTKETESMTAEYILDSARSMAAEEIFYDPKVRKSIRDKFAQQAKVDIILTDKGSKKINDASPYIDFKYAINRGFDELRLKPDLYLRMLQAETEGLVIVRISYPDYKTTLFEKILTRFFMSDNVSDIAAAWNSNRRIVLKEASRKFVPLICRNIKEDLKTDCLRSLYFDLRKSFGEKLNQAPYKPPGYVAGTTARILAISPGMGDFSKDAVVAVLVDEEGQAVESVKFGNPRHVEFRQQFIDLVKRRTPDVIGIAGFTVNCSKLFQILQDIVKEEELVPGGDADEADNSLLQVVWVQDEVARLYQHSNRALTEFPDQATLGRYSIALARYLQSPLCEYAALGKEISAITIHPSQSLLPEELFQEAIDSVFVDYVNLVGLDVNEVVRNQYMANLLPYVSGLGPRKASGILQSIQSHGGQIANRAELVTAHITTKNIFFNCASFLRIAYDKRTLKNEDTEPLDATRIHPEDYDLARKMAADALELDEEDLVQLENTSGGVIAQLLSDDLEKLNELILEQYAEQLEEKYNRKKSHTLELIREELHNHFSEKRASLAALTEYQIFTMLTGETQQSLHNNMVVPVVIRRANDRGLTVQLSNGIEGEVDGPDMVDDTSISHPSKLFTFGLTIQAVILNIDYKNFTAKLSTRKKDIQSALDKAKWSKGRDNKKWNVAAEEADRRKIELKQEQEKRSSRIIKHPLFRLFNSKQAEEYLAPLQRGDLVIRPSSRGNDHIAITWKISEMLFQHLDVVELDKPNEYSLGRTLQVGKSRYSDLDELIIMHVQAMARKVDEMVASDKFQKGSRAEVEKWLTAYTDASANRSVYAFCFDHKHPGYFLLCFKTNRQTPVQTWNVKVIPNGFELMNNSYADVPSLSNGFKKIFMSRVAAGGTRR encoded by the exons ATGAGTGATTCTAAACTTCGAGATCACAtggacgatgatgaggatgaaatCCACGCATCCAACCGAGGCcatgatgaagaaggagaagatgaAGGAAGCGGAAGCGATGTTGGCGTTGGTGATAACGATGATTCAtccgaagaagaagaagaggacgatgaagaggaaatgGAGAGA GTTCGAAAGGGATTCATtgttgatgacgatgatgaggacgaagaagaaaacgTTGAAGAGTCATCGAAAAAACGtaggaagaagaagagaagaagaccaaCTGCTTCGGTATCTTCAGACGAAGGCAATGAAGCTGAAGACAGAGAGAGGAGCAGTCACGCAAATGATGACGAATTAGACCAAgatgatttggatttgttgttggaaaaTACTGGTGGTTACCGacgagaacaagaaaaaagattCAAGCGATTGAAACGTGCCGAAGGTGCTGATGAGGACTCTGGAAGATCATCTCGAAGATTGACGGATATATTTtccgatgaagaagaagatcgtgcagaagatgacgaggatctAGGGCAGACCAGGTCGCGGTTACCGGCTGATGAGTTTGATGACTTTATTGAGGAGGATGAATTCTCCGATGAGGAAGCTCGTcgtcaagaagaagcagagatTCGTACAGGCCGACCAACAAAATCTTCTCGGGGTCCTGCTGCACTCAGCAGTCAGCTAACTGGTATCGACGAGGACAAGCTTGGTGAAATCTATGAAGTATTTGGAGATGGTGAAGAGTATGAATGGGCTTTGgaaggtgaagatgatgctgtGCTTTCAGGTGGCGAAGAAAATGACTACGGCGGCCGCGAAGGAAGCGGTAGAGAAAAGTCTGGCGCACCAGAGCTTAAGGACGTTTTTGAACCAAGTGAATTATCTGCAAGGTTGTTGACTGATGAGGATAATGCCATTAGAATAAAGGACATTCCTGAAAGATACCAACTGCTTCGCTCCGTTTTGAAGTTTGACTACAACcttggtgaagaagatttTGCCGCTGAGCAGCAATGGGTTGCTGACAAGCTAGTGGCTGCCAAACCATTAGTATTTATTGCGAAACCATATCTTCGAGAACCATTTATCAAGGCTGTACATAAAGttgttgagtttgtttctcGAGACCATCTTGAGGTTCCAACTATTTGGACTCATCGTCGTGATTATCTTATTTATACACACTCAACTCTTAAACGTGAGAATGCATATGAGTCGAGCAGCTCTACCACTACTACTGATAACCTGTTAAGTTTAGATGATTTATGGAAGATAGTACACTTGGACATTGAGTTTCATGGATTGGtggaaaaaaagaactccGTGGATCGTTTGTTCAAATCATTGGATGTGCATGACTCTGCCTTCGAATCAATGTTTGAGCAAGCTAAGACTTTGGTTGAGTACCAAGATTTGACAGATTATCTTCAATTCCGTTATTCTTCACAAATCAAAGATCACATATCGACTACAAAGTTTGACGAGGACAATCTGAATGGCAATGGTACTACCACTAAGCGCCACAGTAGATTTGCGAGATTTGAAAGAATCAGAGAGGGTCCTATTTATAGCATTGTAAGAGCTTTCTCTATCACCGCCGATCACTTGGGTGAAAACATCATGTCCGATCAAAggcttttcttttctgaaGACCCACCAGAGAGACCCGAAGAATTGGCCGAGCAAACTACAAAGGAGACTGAAAGCATGACTGCCGAATATATTCTTGATTCTGCGCGGTCGatggcagcagaagaaatctTTTATGATCCAAAAGTCAGGAAGAGTATACGTGATAAATTTGCCCAGCAAGCCAAagttgatattattctgACGGATAAAGGAAGTAAGAAGATCAACGATGCCAGTCCATATATTGACTTCAAATATGCTATTAACCGAGGATTTGATGAGCTTCGTCTAAAACCCGATTTGTATCTACGGATGCTTCAGGCGGAGACAGAGGGTTTGGTTATTGTGAGAATCAGTTATCCAGACTATAAGACTACTCTGTTTGAAAAGATCCTCACCCGTTTCTTTATGTCTGATAATGTCTCTGATATTGCAGCTGCTTGGAATTCTAACCGTAGAATTGTTCTTAAGGAGGCTTCCCGCAAGTTCGTCCCCCTTATCTGCCGTAATATTAAAGAAGATCTTAAGACGGACTGTTTGAGATCTCTTTACTTTGATTTGAGGAAGTCATTTGGCGAAAAACTTAATCAGGCACCATACAAACCACCAGGTTATGTTGCTGGTACTACAGCCAGAATTCTTGCTATTTCACCCGGTATGGGCGATTTTAGCAAAGATGCAGTTGTTGCAGTTCTAGTTGACGAGGAGGGCCAGGCTGTTGAGTCTGTTAAGTTTGGAAACCCTAGACATGTTGAGTTCCGTCAGCAGTTCATTGATTTGGTTAAGCGACGGACCCCTGATGTTATCGGAATAGCTGGTTTTACAGTGAATTGTTCAaagctttttcaaattcttcaAGACATTGTaaaggaagaagagcttgTACCTGGtggagatgctgatgaggcTGATAATTCACTTCTTCAAGTTGTCTGGGTACAAGATGAAGTTGCAAGACTATATCAGCACTCCAACCGTGCTCTTACTGAATTTCCAGACCAAGCTACGTTAGGCCGTTATTCTATTGCTTTAGCTCGTTATCTTCAGTCACCATTGTGTGAATACGCTGCGCTTGGCAAGGAAATTTCGGCCATTACAATCCATCCATCGCAGAGTCTACTTCCTGAGGAATTATTCCAAGAGGCGATTGATTCAGTTTTCGTGGATTACGTTAATCTTGTTGGTTTGGACGTCAACGAAGTAGTTCGAAACCAGTACATGGCTAATTTGCTACCTTATGTTTCTGGATTGGGGCCACGTAAGGCATCAGGAATCCTGCAAAGTATTCAAAGCCATGGAGGTCAAATTGCAAATAGAGCTGAGCTTGTCACTGCGCACATCACAACCAAAAacattttcttcaactgtGCTAGCTTCCTAAGAATTGCATATGATAAGCGAACTCTCAAAAATGAAGATACCGAGCCACTAGATGCAACTCGTATTCACCCAGAAGATTATGATCTCGCACGTAAAATGGCTGCAGATGCATTGGAActggatgaagaggatctAGTACAGCTGGAGAATACGTCTGGTGGTGTAATCGCTCAACTTCTTAGTGATGACTTGGAAAAATTGAACGAGTTAATTCTCGAGCAATACGCTGAGCAGTTGGAGGAGAAGTATAATCGTAAGAAGAGTCATACTCTGGAATTGATTAGAGAGGAACTCCATAATCATTTCTCAGAGAAACGAGCATCACTTGCAGCATTGACTGAGTATCAGATTTTCACTATGTTGACTGGTGAGACTCAGCAAAGTTTACATAACAACATGGTTGTCCCTGTTGTTATTCGTCGTGCTAATGATCGTGGCCTTACTGTTCAATTGTCAAATGGTATCGAAGGTGAAGTAGATGGTCCCGATATGGTTGATGACACTTCGATTTCCCATCCAAGCAAGTTATTCACTTTCGGTCTAACTATCCAAGCGGTGATCTTGAACATTGATTATAAAAACTTCACGGCTAAGCTTAGTACCAGGAAGAAGGATATTCAATCCGCTTTGGACAAAGCCAAGTGGAGTAAGGGTAGAGACAACAAGAAGTGGaatgttgctgctgaagaagctgacaGGCGGAAGATTGAACTTAAACAGGAGCAAGAAAAGCGTTCCAGTCGTATTATCAAGCATCCCTTGTTCAGACTCTTCAATAGCAAACAAGCGGAAGAGTATCTTGCCCCACTCCAGCGCGGTGATTTAGTGATCCGACCCTCATCCAGAGGTAATGATCATATTGCCATAACGTGGAAGATCTCTGAAATGCTATTCCAGCATCTAGATGTTGTCGAGCTCGATAAGCCAAACGAGTATTCTCTCGGAAGGACACTTCAAGTCGGCAAGTCCAGATACAGTGATCTCGATGAACTTATTATCATGCATGTTCAAGCCATGGCCAGAAAGGTTGATGAAATGGTTGCCAGCGATAAGTTTCAAAAAGGGTCGCGCGCAGAGGTTGAGAAATGGTTGACTGCTTACACTGATGCGAGTGCCAACCGATCTGTCTATGCATTTTGCTTTGATCACAAACATCCGGGTTATTTCCTGCTATGTTTCAAGACTAATAGACAGACGCCTGTGCAAACATGGAATGTCAAGGTCATTCCTAATGGTTTTGAGCTCATGAACAATAGTTATGCCGATGTTCCATCCTTGAGTAATGGTTTCAAGAAAATTTTTATGTCCAGAGtcgctgctggtggaaCTAGGCGTTAA
- the LAT1 gene encoding dihydrolipoyllysine-residue acetyltransferase (Dihydrolipoamide acetyltransferase component (E2) of the PDC; the pyruvate dehydrogenase complex (PDC) catalyzes the oxidative decarboxylation of pyruvate to acetyl-CoA; GO_component: GO:0005759 - mitochondrial matrix [Evidence IEA]; GO_component: GO:0005967 - mitochondrial pyruvate dehydrogenase complex [Evidence IDA] [PMID 2007123]; GO_component: GO:0005967 - mitochondrial pyruvate dehydrogenase complex [Evidence IDA,IPI] [PMID 9038189]; GO_component: GO:0005739 - mitochondrion [Evidence IEA]; GO_component: GO:0005739 - mitochondrion [Evidence IDA] [PMID 11914276]; GO_component: GO:0005739 - mitochondrion [Evidence IDA] [PMID 14562095]; GO_component: GO:0005739 - mitochondrion [Evidence IDA] [PMID 14576278]; GO_component: GO:0005739 - mitochondrion [Evidence IDA] [PMID 16823961]; GO_component: GO:0045254 - pyruvate dehydrogenase complex [Evidence IEA]; GO_function: GO:0004742 - dihydrolipoyllysine-residue acetyltransferase activity [Evidence IEA,IEA]; GO_function: GO:0004742 - dihydrolipoyllysine-residue acetyltransferase activity [Evidence IDA] [PMID 2271545]; GO_function: GO:0016740 - transferase activity [Evidence IEA]; GO_function: GO:0016746 - transferase activity, transferring acyl groups [Evidence IEA,IEA]; GO_process: GO:0006086 - acetyl-CoA biosynthetic process from pyruvate [Evidence IDA] [PMID 7947791]; GO_process: GO:0008152 - metabolic process [Evidence IEA]; GO_process: GO:0006090 - pyruvate metabolic process [Evidence IEA]): MPALSPTMTQGNIGAWQKAVGDQLAPGEPLVEIETDKATMDFEFQEEGYLAKILLETGSKDIPVGKPIGVYVEDEADVAAFADFSVADIEGGSAAAETESASSETKADPGAEKADNPVSQSKASDSPASSAPQATSSGPSGDRLLASPIAKLIALEKGIPLKDVKGSGPNGRIIKRDVENYKPAAPAASTSAPAAATGAAAATYEDIPISAMRKTIASRLTQSKQINPDYIVSSTVSVSKLQKLRASLNASGEGKYKISVNDILIKAIAVANAAVPQANSAWLEKEGVIRQYKNVDVSVAVATPTGLITPVVRNVEAKGLAAISAEVKALGKKARDGKLAPEEYLGGTITISNMGMNPAVSFFTAIINPPQSTILAVGTVERRAIEDPESETGIAFDDVITLTASFDHKVVDGAVGAEWIKALKRAVENPLELLL; this comes from the coding sequence ATGCCAGCTTTGTCTCCTACTATGACCCAGGGTAACATTGGTGCCTGGCAAAAGGCTGTTGGTGACCAGCTTGCTCCTGGTGAGCCTTTAGTCGAAATTGAGACCGATAAGGCTACCATGGACTTCGAATTCCAAGAAGAGGGTTATCTTGCTAAGATTCTTTTGGAAACTGGTTCCAAAGATATCCCTGTTGGTAAGCCAATTGGTGTCTATGTCGAAGATGAGGctgatgttgctgcttTCGCTGACTTCTCTGTCGCTGATATTGAGGGTGgttctgccgctgccgaGACTGaatctgcttcttccgaGACTAAGGCTGATCCTGGTGCTGAGAAGGCCGACAACCCCGTCTCACAATCTAAGGCTTCGGATTCACCTGCTAGCTCCGCTCCTCAAGCAACTTCTTCTGGTCCCAGTGGTGACCGTCTCTTAGCTTCTCCTATTGCCAAATTGATTGCTCTTGAAAAGGGTATTCCCCTTAAGGACGTCAAGGGTTCCGGTCCTAACGGTCGTATCATCAAGAGAGATGTCGAGAACTACAAGCCTGCCGCTCCCGCTGCTTCAACTtcagctcctgctgccgccactggtgctgccgctgctacttATGAGGATATTCCCATTTCTGCTATGCGCAAGACCATTGCTTCCAGATTAACCCAATCTAAGCAAATCAACCCTGACTACATTGTCTCTTCTACTGTTTCGGTTAGTAAGCTTCAAAAGTTGAGAGCTTCTCTCAATGCTTCTGGTGAAGGCAAGTACAAGATCTCTGTCAATGACATTCTTATCAAGGCTATTGCCgttgccaatgctgctgttcctCAAGCCAACTCTGCTTGGCTCGAGAAGGAGGGTGTTATTCGCCAATACAAGAATGTTGATGTCTCAGTCGCTGTTGCTACTCCCACTGGTTTGATTACCCCTGTTGTCCGCAATGTCGAAGCTAAGGGTCTCGCTGCTATCTCTGCTGAGGTCAAGGCTCTTGGCAAGAAGGCTCGTGACGGTAAGCTTGCCCCTGAAGAGTACCTAGGCGGTACCATTACCATCTCCAACATGGGCATGAATCCTGCTGTCAGCTTCTTCACTGCTATCATCAACCCTCCTCAGAGCACTATCTTGGCCGTTGGTACCGTTGAGAGACGAGCCATTGAGGACCCTGAGTCTGAAACCGGTATCGCTTTCGATGATGTAATCACTCTTACTGCTTCATTTGACCACAAGGTTGTCGATGGTGCCGTTGGTGCTGAATGGATCAAGGCCCTCAAGCGTGCTGTTGAGAACCCATTGGAGCTCTTGTTGTAA
- the TED1 gene encoding Ted1p (Conserved phosphoesterase domain-containing protein; acts together with Emp24p/Erv25p in cargo exit from the ER; deletion confers sensitivity to 4-(N-(S-glutathionylacetyl)amino) phenylarsenoxide (GSAO); GO_component: GO:0005783 - endoplasmic reticulum [Evidence IEA]; GO_component: GO:0005783 - endoplasmic reticulum [Evidence IDA] [PMID 14562095]; GO_component: GO:0005789 - endoplasmic reticulum membrane [Evidence IEA]; GO_component: GO:0016021 - integral component of membrane [Evidence IEA]; GO_component: GO:0016020 - membrane [Evidence IEA]; GO_function: GO:0016787 - hydrolase activity [Evidence IEA]; GO_function: GO:0003674 - molecular_function [Evidence ND]; GO_process: GO:0006888 - ER to Golgi vesicle-mediated transport [Evidence IGI,IMP] [PMID 17989219]; GO_process: GO:0008152 - metabolic process [Evidence IEA]) — translation MGDLISSQWIGDEEFYRRADRYKSRIFTHNSYSQNEPVFINISGNHDVGYNGEMTYERVNRYEQIYGKMNYVVETPATNDHPSWRFVVINSLSLDGPALEPKFQQDTLQFIESISESNFNGPTVLFSHVPLYKEEGICRDSTYFNYYSWGTLREQNHLSQESSQLLLNSVFKPGNPYGGVILTGHDHEGCITDYLYNTETEEWLSTPAVSRKAASPSVREITVRSMMGEYGGNGGLLTGHFDANSATWYFYFNLCSLGVQHIWWATKITTYISIALTTLWIILTFVN, via the coding sequence ATGGGTGATTTAATATCTAGCCAATGGATAGGAGACGAAGAGTTTTACAGGCGAGCTGATCGATACAAAAGCCGGATATTTACACACAATTCCTATAGTCAGAATGAGCCTGTTTTTATCAACATAAGCGGGAATCATGACGTTGGATATAATGGAGAGATGACATACGAGAGAGTGAACAGATATGAACAGATTTATGGAAAGATGAACTATGTTGTCGAGACACCAGCGACAAACGATCATCCTAGCTGGAGGTTTGTTGTGATAAACTCGTTGTCACTGGACGGCCCAGCTTTAGAACCAAAATTTCAACAGGATACATTGCAATTCATAGAATCTATCTCAGAATCGAATTTCAATGGTCCAACTGTGCTGTTTAGCCACGTGCCACTAtacaaagaagaaggtatCTGTAGAGACTCGACGTATTTCAATTACTACTCTTGGGGAACATTACGAGAACAAAATCATCTTTCTCAGGAATCTTCTCAACTGTTACTAAACTCAGTATTCAAACCAGGTAACCCTTATGGAGGAGTTATACTCACTGGGCACGATCACGAAGGTTGCATTACTGACTACTTGTACAATACAGAAACTGAAGAGTGGTTATCTACACCAGCTGTGAGCAGGAAAGCTGCTTCTCCAAGTGTACGAGAAATCACAGTCCGCAGCATGATGGGAGAGTATGGAGGGAACGGTGGTCTTCTGACCGGTCACTTTGATGCTAACTCGGCAACGTGGTATTTCTACTTTAATCTGTGCTCACTCGGTGTACAACATATTTGGTGGGCCACTAAAATAACCACTTACATCAGTATAGCACTTACCACTCTGTGGATCATTTTAACATTTGTAAATTAA